The nucleotide window AAAAGGTCTTGAAAAAGAAATATCAAGAATAGTGGGAATGACACTTTTAACCGAAGTTAAAAATGAAAAAATAAAAAATCTGATTTCGATTCATAAAGTCGAACTCACTAAAGACGGAAGATATCTTGACTTGACATTTTCGATTTTAGACCTGAAAAATAATGTAAATAAAGAAAAAGTAGTTGAAGATCTGGAAAAACTGAAAGGATTTTTCAGAAAAACAATAGGATCCCAATTATCAGTAAGATTTGTTCCTGAAATAAGGATTCATATAGATGACAGTGTAGAGTACGGAGTAAAAATATCTTCCATACTGAATGAAATTAAACAGAAGGACAGTGAATAATCCGTGAACTGGGAAATGAAAAATTATGATAGGG belongs to Pseudoleptotrichia goodfellowii and includes:
- the rbfA gene encoding 30S ribosome-binding factor RbfA, with protein sequence MNDRRKKGLEKEISRIVGMTLLTEVKNEKIKNLISIHKVELTKDGRYLDLTFSILDLKNNVNKEKVVEDLEKLKGFFRKTIGSQLSVRFVPEIRIHIDDSVEYGVKISSILNEIKQKDSE